Proteins from one Romboutsia sp. CE17 genomic window:
- a CDS encoding molybdopterin molybdotransferase MoeA has translation MIDIKEAVNIIKNNLKPKEDVRKVSIINSINKVCAQDIYSPMDSPPFDRSPYDGYAYSANITKKELTIVGEVYAGDVFKDKLGKNEAIKIMTGGKIPDGANCVIKKEDVTVLANTIILNKDLKEYENYIFKGEDIQKNQLIIKQGDIITYESIGILASLGIDEILVYEDLKIGILTTGTEIQELNEALEDGKIYNSNKYILYSKLLKRGIEPIIVEKSKDCIMELESKIKSILKDVDILITTGGVSVGDKDLIPKAFKNIGGRELFWKVKAKPGGACYASIIDNKLMFGLSGNPHALIVAYENILVPTIDFLSNKTYNSKIQAIFKGSFTKKSSVDRYLNGRMYTSGGRIYVSMTDNKDSKARLWGTLNSNCMIKVNKESILEDGQLVDVVII, from the coding sequence ATGATAGATATAAAAGAAGCTGTAAATATTATAAAAAATAATTTAAAACCTAAAGAAGATGTAAGAAAAGTTAGTATTATAAATTCTATAAATAAAGTATGCGCACAAGATATATATTCACCTATGGATAGCCCACCGTTTGATAGGTCTCCTTATGATGGTTATGCCTATAGTGCGAATATTACCAAGAAGGAACTAACTATAGTAGGAGAGGTTTATGCAGGAGATGTCTTTAAAGATAAACTAGGAAAAAATGAAGCTATAAAAATAATGACAGGTGGAAAAATTCCGGATGGAGCGAACTGCGTTATTAAAAAGGAAGATGTAACGGTATTAGCAAATACCATAATTTTAAATAAAGACTTGAAGGAGTATGAAAATTATATATTTAAAGGTGAGGATATTCAAAAAAATCAACTCATTATAAAACAAGGGGATATAATAACTTATGAAAGTATAGGTATACTTGCTAGCTTAGGTATTGATGAAATCTTAGTTTATGAAGATTTAAAAATAGGTATATTGACTACAGGTACGGAAATACAGGAACTAAATGAAGCTTTAGAAGATGGAAAAATTTATAATAGCAATAAATACATATTATACTCAAAACTTTTGAAAAGAGGTATAGAACCTATTATAGTTGAAAAATCAAAGGATTGTATTATGGAATTAGAATCAAAAATAAAATCTATACTAAAAGATGTAGATATATTGATAACGACAGGTGGTGTTTCTGTTGGAGATAAGGATTTAATTCCTAAGGCATTTAAGAATATTGGAGGAAGAGAATTATTCTGGAAGGTTAAGGCAAAGCCAGGTGGAGCTTGCTATGCATCTATAATTGACAATAAATTAATGTTTGGACTATCTGGAAACCCACATGCATTAATTGTAGCTTATGAGAATATATTAGTTCCAACAATAGACTTCTTAAGTAATAAAACTTATAACAGTAAAATACAAGCTATATTTAAAGGTAGCTTTACAAAAAAATCATCTGTAGATAGATATCTAAATGGTAGAATGTATACATCAGGTGGAAGAATTTATGTAAGTATGACTGATAATAAGGACTCTAAGGCTAGATTGTGGGGAACTCTAAATAGCAACTGTATGATAAAGGTCAATAAAGAAAGTATATTAGAAGATGGTCAACTTGTAGATGTTGTAATTATATAA
- the mobB gene encoding molybdopterin-guanine dinucleotide biosynthesis protein B → MYNILSVTSYSGVGKTTLIENIVKRLTDRGYKVGTIKHTCHDFDLDTEGKDSYRHRKAGASKVCIVSRNRLSFIEELDKEKKLNEIIEFYRDMDLIIIEGYKKYSFKKLEIIRKDKYEEIISDKKDLVGIVSDMNYKFGITQFKLNEYDEIVDYIEECLHKKIFYLSEEDIIKIIELKN, encoded by the coding sequence ATGTATAATATATTATCAGTAACATCATATTCTGGAGTAGGTAAGACTACACTGATTGAGAATATAGTAAAAAGGCTAACTGATAGAGGATATAAGGTTGGTACTATAAAACATACATGTCATGATTTTGATTTAGATACAGAAGGAAAAGATAGTTACAGACATAGAAAAGCTGGAGCAAGTAAAGTATGTATTGTTTCTAGAAATAGATTAAGTTTTATAGAAGAACTAGATAAAGAAAAGAAACTAAATGAGATAATTGAATTTTATAGAGATATGGATTTAATTATAATAGAGGGATATAAGAAATATTCATTTAAAAAATTAGAGATAATTAGAAAGGATAAATATGAAGAAATTATTTCTGATAAAAAAGATCTAGTTGGAATTGTTAGTGATATGAATTACAAATTTGGAATAACTCAATTTAAATTAAATGAATATGATGAAATAGTAGACTATATAGAAGAATGTTTACATAAAAAAATATTTTATTTAAGTGAAGAAGATATAATAAAAATAATAGAACTGAAAAATTAA
- a CDS encoding ABC transporter permease — MKKRYLILALIVLSYISLFLGAKDITLIDIFTKDQDKLMVFMLSRVPRLISILVAGMGMSIAGLIMQQISKNKFVSPTTGATIDAAQLGIVVCMLFLPKASIFSKTIVAFIFSLIGTFMFMKILGKIQFKNVIFVPLVGIMFGNIIGSMTDFIAYKYDLTQNVGAWMQGDFSMILKGNYEILYITIPMIIVAYIYANRFTIAGMGEDFATNLGLNYKKVVNLGLVIVALVTVCVVVTAGSIPYIGLIVPNIVSLYRGDNIKENIWHTGLFGAIFVLACDIFGRLIIYPYEITIGLTVGVMGSIIFLYLLLRRNVSAA; from the coding sequence ATGAAAAAAAGATATTTAATTTTAGCTTTAATTGTTTTATCATATATATCTCTATTTTTAGGGGCTAAGGATATAACATTAATAGATATATTTACTAAAGACCAAGATAAATTAATGGTATTCATGTTAAGTAGGGTACCTAGACTAATTAGTATATTAGTTGCTGGTATGGGGATGAGTATAGCAGGTCTTATAATGCAACAGATAAGTAAGAATAAATTTGTGTCTCCTACGACAGGAGCTACAATAGATGCAGCTCAACTTGGAATAGTGGTATGCATGTTATTTTTACCAAAAGCATCAATTTTTTCTAAGACAATAGTGGCGTTTATATTTTCATTAATAGGAACATTTATGTTTATGAAAATACTTGGAAAGATTCAATTTAAAAATGTAATATTTGTTCCATTAGTAGGGATTATGTTTGGAAATATAATTGGATCTATGACAGACTTTATAGCATATAAATATGACCTTACACAAAACGTTGGTGCATGGATGCAAGGTGACTTTTCTATGATATTAAAAGGTAATTATGAGATTTTATACATAACAATACCGATGATAATAGTAGCCTATATATATGCGAATAGATTTACTATTGCTGGTATGGGTGAAGATTTTGCTACAAACTTAGGCCTTAATTATAAAAAAGTAGTAAATTTAGGATTAGTAATAGTAGCGCTAGTAACAGTGTGTGTAGTAGTTACAGCAGGAAGTATTCCATATATAGGTCTTATAGTTCCTAATATAGTTTCTTTATATAGAGGAGATAATATAAAAGAAAATATATGGCATACAGGTCTATTTGGCGCAATTTTTGTTTTAGCATGTGATATATTTGGAAGATTAATTATATATCCATATGAAATAACAATAGGATTAACAGTAGGTGTTATGGGAAGTATAATATTCCTTTACCTTTTATTAAGGAGGAATGTAAGTGCAGCTTAA
- a CDS encoding iron chelate uptake ABC transporter family permease subunit, translated as MQLNSVNKKMNKKKISKVDMNINKNLYIMGALVVVFITLFLFYGIDMNHFDYAISQRIPKILAMILGGGCIAFTTVIFQTITNNQILTPSVLGLDSLYVLVQTVIVFAFGSTNIFIVNASYNFIINVGIMIGASILLYKVLFEKGQNDIFFLLLVGMIFGTLFKSGSSFMQMVIDPNEFLALQSSMIASLNNINTDVLMIAIIMIIAIIPFIYDDIKYLDVLSLGREQAINLGVDYDALVKKMIIVISVLVSISTALIGPMTFLGLIVANVAREGLKTYKHKYLITGATLIGILTLVGGQFFVQHIFSFNTTLSVIINFIGGIYFIQLLLKESK; from the coding sequence GTGCAGCTTAATAGTGTAAATAAAAAAATGAATAAAAAGAAAATTAGCAAAGTTGATATGAATATAAATAAAAACTTATACATAATGGGAGCATTAGTAGTAGTATTTATAACACTGTTTTTATTTTATGGGATAGACATGAATCATTTTGATTATGCAATATCTCAAAGAATACCTAAAATTTTAGCTATGATTTTAGGGGGAGGTTGTATAGCATTTACAACTGTTATTTTTCAAACTATAACAAATAATCAAATACTAACACCTAGTGTCCTAGGTTTAGACTCACTATATGTGTTAGTTCAAACTGTAATAGTATTTGCATTTGGATCAACAAATATATTTATAGTTAATGCAAGTTACAATTTTATAATAAATGTAGGCATAATGATTGGAGCATCTATACTTTTATATAAAGTGTTATTTGAAAAGGGACAAAATGATATATTTTTCTTATTATTAGTGGGAATGATATTTGGAACATTATTTAAAAGTGGATCATCATTTATGCAAATGGTAATTGATCCGAATGAGTTTTTAGCTTTACAAAGTAGCATGATAGCTAGTTTAAATAATATTAATACAGATGTTCTTATGATAGCTATAATAATGATTATTGCGATAATACCTTTTATATATGATGATATAAAATATCTAGATGTATTATCTCTAGGTAGAGAGCAGGCCATAAATTTAGGTGTTGATTATGATGCATTAGTTAAGAAGATGATAATAGTAATATCAGTATTAGTATCTATATCAACAGCACTTATAGGACCAATGACGTTCTTAGGATTAATAGTAGCTAATGTTGCAAGAGAAGGTCTTAAGACATATAAGCATAAGTATTTAATTACAGGAGCTACTTTAATAGGTATTTTAACTCTTGTTGGAGGTCAATTCTTTGTGCAGCACATATTTAGTTTTAATACAACTTTAAGTGTAATAATAAACTTTATAGGTGGTATTTACTTTATACAGCTTTTATTAAAGGAGAGTAAATAA
- a CDS encoding iron ABC transporter ATP-binding protein, which produces MIEIKNIFKKYRDKHVVNDVSFNIEKGKITSFIGPNGAGKSTVLGIVTRLINGDGGDVIIEGKNLSDYHTKDLAKKIAILKQSNNISLKLTIRELVGFGRFPHSEGNLNAEDEKHIDEAIEYMKLTDIQDKYLDELSGGQRQRAYIAMVIAQNTEYILLDEPLNNLDMSHSVQMMKVLRNLCDDLGKTIVLVMHDINFASCYSDNIVALKNGKIEKVGTTEEIVQKEVLEDIYEMDFDIKEINGNKICVYF; this is translated from the coding sequence ATGATAGAAATAAAAAATATTTTTAAAAAATATAGAGATAAGCATGTTGTAAATGATGTTTCTTTCAATATAGAAAAAGGTAAAATAACTTCATTTATAGGTCCTAATGGAGCTGGTAAAAGTACAGTTTTAGGAATAGTTACTAGGCTTATAAATGGTGATGGTGGAGATGTAATTATTGAAGGAAAAAATCTAAGTGATTATCACACTAAGGATTTAGCAAAAAAAATAGCAATACTTAAACAATCAAACAATATAAGTTTAAAGCTTACAATAAGGGAGTTAGTAGGATTTGGTAGATTTCCACATAGTGAAGGAAATTTAAATGCCGAAGATGAAAAGCATATTGATGAAGCTATAGAATATATGAAATTAACAGATATTCAAGATAAGTATTTAGATGAATTAAGTGGAGGTCAAAGACAAAGGGCTTATATAGCCATGGTTATAGCTCAAAATACAGAGTATATACTACTTGATGAACCACTAAATAATTTAGATATGTCTCACTCAGTTCAGATGATGAAGGTTCTTAGAAACCTTTGTGATGACTTAGGTAAGACTATAGTATTAGTTATGCACGATATAAATTTTGCATCTTGCTATTCTGATAATATTGTTGCACTTAAAAATGGTAAGATAGAAAAAGTAGGAACAACAGAAGAAATAGTTCAAAAGGAAGTTCTTGAAGATATATATGAAATGGACTTTGATATAAAAGAAATAAATGGAAATAAAATATGTGTTTATTTTTAA
- a CDS encoding siderophore ABC transporter substrate-binding protein — MNKKAAIIAGVAIVGLVGAFALTNKKDVTPDTNVAAESSMTITHSLGETTVEKNPERVVVFDIPTLDTMEALGIDNVVGVPTSTYPENLSKFDSDEYTKVGTVKEVDLEAIKSADPDLIIIGGRQADYYDQLKEIAPTISVSKDNTDYVGSVKENINLIGELFEVEEKATEAFAKVEERLNEVKELVDGKEALTVMVNEGNLSVYSDKSRFALINQGLGFVNADETIEDSTHGQKVTFEYLAEQNPEYLIVLDRGAATGGESTAESVLDNDLVKSMDAYKNGKIIYLDAYTWYINDGGLNSINIMIDDIANGIK; from the coding sequence ATGAATAAAAAAGCAGCGATAATTGCAGGAGTTGCAATAGTAGGACTAGTAGGAGCATTTGCTCTAACTAACAAAAAGGATGTTACACCGGATACAAATGTAGCAGCAGAAAGTAGTATGACAATAACTCATAGTTTAGGAGAAACTACAGTAGAAAAAAATCCTGAAAGAGTAGTAGTATTTGATATACCAACATTAGATACAATGGAAGCTTTAGGTATAGATAATGTAGTTGGAGTTCCAACATCTACATATCCAGAAAACTTATCAAAATTTGATTCAGATGAATATACAAAAGTAGGTACAGTTAAGGAAGTTGATTTAGAAGCTATAAAATCAGCAGATCCAGATTTAATAATAATAGGTGGAAGACAAGCAGATTATTATGATCAATTAAAAGAAATAGCACCAACTATATCAGTATCAAAAGATAATACTGATTATGTAGGTAGTGTAAAAGAAAATATAAACCTTATAGGTGAATTATTTGAGGTAGAAGAAAAAGCTACAGAAGCATTTGCTAAAGTTGAAGAAAGATTAAATGAAGTTAAAGAATTAGTTGATGGTAAGGAAGCTTTAACAGTTATGGTAAATGAAGGTAATTTAAGTGTTTATAGTGATAAATCAAGATTTGCATTAATAAATCAAGGTCTTGGATTCGTAAATGCAGATGAAACTATAGAAGATTCAACTCATGGACAAAAAGTTACTTTTGAATATTTAGCAGAGCAAAATCCAGAATACTTAATAGTTTTAGACAGAGGTGCTGCTACTGGTGGAGAATCAACAGCAGAATCTGTATTAGACAATGATTTAGTTAAGTCTATGGATGCTTACAAAAATGGAAAGATAATATATTTAGATGCTTATACTTGGTATATAAATGATGGGGGTCTTAACTCTATAAATATAATGATAGATGATATAGCTAATGGAATAAAGTAA
- a CDS encoding antibiotic biosynthesis monooxygenase, whose protein sequence is MFIETKKFTVKKGYAENIINKFSRPRNEESTTERKKPQGLIDVTIMQKLRKEENEEVIVMFRWESQEDHKNFKLSDAHKEGHKNKGEKPDFIINVSVDMYDVKHINM, encoded by the coding sequence ATGTTTATAGAAACTAAAAAATTTACAGTAAAAAAAGGGTATGCAGAAAATATAATAAATAAGTTTTCAAGGCCAAGAAATGAAGAGTCTACAACTGAGAGAAAAAAACCTCAAGGTCTTATTGATGTTACTATAATGCAAAAACTTAGAAAAGAAGAAAATGAAGAAGTTATAGTTATGTTTAGATGGGAAAGTCAAGAAGATCATAAAAACTTCAAACTTAGTGATGCTCATAAAGAAGGTCATAAAAATAAAGGTGAAAAACCAGATTTTATAATAAATGTAAGTGTAGACATGTATGATGTTAAGCATATAAATATGTAA
- a CDS encoding ABC transporter ATP-binding protein — protein sequence MIKDFIKYYAPYKKLFFLDLLAAFLFSVCNLVYPMITRNIMNDVVPNKDLRMLIVFGIILLVIFIFKAVLNHFMQYWGHVVGVRMQGDMRSYVFTHLQKLPNSYFDNNKTGVTMSRIINDLMEVSELAHHGPEDLFISAVMLIGSFFILLNINISLTLIIFAILPLLIWFAINQRKRMNKAFMETRVKTGDVNATLENSIAGMKVTKSFCNESEELKKFNKSNNIFKFARESAYKVMADYFSGMNLFMDILELIALIAGGYFTYLGKINLGDFTAYLLYVKMFIEPIKKLINFTEQYQSGMTGFERFMEIIHEDTEKEIEDPIELKDVKGNINIENISFTYEDKKEVLKGLNLSIEAGKTVALVGPSGGGKTTLCSLIPRFYDFDQGDIKIDGISVKDVSLKSLRKNIGVVQQDVFLFTGTIRDNIICAKPDATNEEIVEAAKKARIHDFIESLPEGYDTYIGERGVKLSGGQKQRISISRIFLKNPPIIILDEATSALDNVTEREIQASLEELSKDRTNLVVAHRLSTIKNADQIVVLTKEGIAESGTHDELINKGGVYSKLHK from the coding sequence ATGATAAAAGATTTTATAAAATACTATGCACCGTACAAAAAGCTTTTTTTCTTAGATCTTTTAGCTGCTTTTTTATTTTCAGTGTGCAATCTAGTTTATCCAATGATAACTAGAAATATTATGAATGATGTTGTGCCTAATAAAGATTTAAGAATGTTGATAGTATTTGGTATAATACTTTTAGTTATATTTATTTTCAAGGCAGTACTAAATCATTTTATGCAGTATTGGGGACATGTTGTTGGAGTTAGAATGCAGGGAGACATGAGAAGCTATGTATTTACTCATTTACAAAAGTTACCTAACTCTTACTTTGATAATAATAAGACTGGTGTTACTATGTCTAGAATAATCAATGATTTAATGGAAGTATCAGAGCTTGCTCATCATGGACCGGAAGATTTATTTATTTCAGCAGTTATGCTTATTGGTTCTTTCTTTATACTTTTAAATATAAATATCAGCTTAACACTTATTATATTTGCAATACTGCCATTATTAATATGGTTTGCTATTAATCAAAGAAAAAGAATGAACAAAGCGTTCATGGAAACAAGAGTAAAGACTGGGGATGTTAATGCTACTTTAGAAAATAGTATAGCGGGTATGAAAGTAACAAAGTCTTTTTGTAATGAAAGTGAAGAATTAAAGAAATTTAATAAAAGTAATAATATATTTAAATTTGCTAGAGAGTCTGCCTATAAAGTGATGGCGGATTATTTTTCGGGTATGAATTTATTTATGGATATATTAGAGCTAATTGCTTTAATTGCTGGAGGATATTTCACTTATTTAGGTAAGATAAATTTAGGTGATTTTACAGCTTATTTATTATATGTAAAAATGTTTATAGAACCAATTAAAAAACTTATAAACTTTACAGAGCAATATCAAAGTGGAATGACTGGATTTGAAAGATTCATGGAAATAATACATGAAGACACAGAAAAGGAAATTGAAGATCCAATTGAATTAAAAGATGTAAAAGGTAATATTAATATAGAGAATATATCATTTACTTATGAAGATAAAAAAGAAGTACTAAAAGGATTAAATTTATCTATAGAGGCAGGAAAAACTGTTGCTTTAGTTGGACCTTCAGGTGGAGGAAAAACAACATTATGTAGTTTAATACCAAGATTCTATGACTTTGACCAAGGTGATATAAAAATAGATGGTATAAGTGTTAAAGATGTTAGTTTGAAGTCTCTTAGAAAAAATATAGGTGTGGTACAACAAGATGTATTTTTATTTACAGGAACGATAAGAGATAATATAATATGTGCTAAACCAGATGCAACAAATGAAGAAATTGTTGAAGCAGCTAAAAAAGCTAGAATTCATGATTTTATAGAAAGTTTACCAGAAGGGTACGATACTTATATAGGTGAAAGAGGAGTTAAATTATCTGGAGGTCAGAAACAAAGGATATCTATATCTAGAATATTTTTAAAAAATCCACCTATAATTATACTTGATGAAGCTACTTCAGCTCTTGATAATGTAACCGAAAGAGAAATTCAAGCTTCTTTAGAAGAATTAAGCAAAGATAGAACTAACTTAGTTGTAGCGCATAGACTTTCGACTATAAAAAATGCAGATCAAATAGTAGTTTTAACTAAAGAAGGAATAGCTGAGAGTGGAACTCATGATGAATTAATAAATAAAGGTGGAGTATATAGTAAACTTCATAAATAG
- a CDS encoding metallophosphoesterase has translation MIEELLIGSTLLLGGYSFYKYENKHIEKALYTIESEKIPKDFDDFKIVQISDLHNATFGDSNYRLLEVIDDLEPDIVVITGDLVDGENNNYKIALDLVNTLCDKYDVYYIVGNHEQKALLKRYKDKYKEYFNKLNKTKIINLNNECIELKRKNSSINLYGIVIPFECYKYFFNNKNKEKIDIDEIYLKDKLGSINKNKYNILLSHTPFYFEEYVKWGVDLVLSGHVHGGIIRIPFLGGLLSPNREFFPKYDLGKYDDNESSMILTKGLGGSKIIPRFNCKPEVVRVELKSKKTL, from the coding sequence ATGATTGAAGAATTACTAATAGGAAGTACTCTACTATTAGGAGGATATTCTTTTTATAAATATGAAAATAAACATATTGAAAAAGCGTTATACACAATAGAAAGTGAGAAAATACCTAAAGATTTTGATGATTTTAAAATTGTTCAAATAAGTGATTTACATAATGCAACATTTGGAGATTCTAATTATAGATTATTAGAAGTTATAGATGATTTAGAACCTGATATAGTTGTTATAACAGGAGACTTAGTAGATGGAGAAAATAATAATTATAAAATAGCTTTAGATTTAGTGAATACTTTATGTGATAAATATGATGTTTATTATATTGTTGGGAATCATGAACAAAAAGCATTGCTAAAAAGATATAAAGATAAGTATAAAGAGTATTTTAATAAATTAAATAAAACTAAAATTATTAACTTAAATAATGAATGTATAGAGCTTAAAAGAAAAAATAGTAGTATTAATTTATATGGAATAGTAATTCCATTCGAATGCTATAAGTATTTTTTTAATAATAAAAATAAAGAAAAAATTGATATAGATGAGATTTATCTAAAAGATAAGTTAGGTAGCATCAACAAAAATAAGTACAATATTCTTTTATCGCACACTCCATTTTACTTTGAAGAATATGTAAAATGGGGAGTAGATTTAGTATTATCAGGTCATGTACATGGTGGTATAATAAGAATACCTTTTTTAGGAGGATTATTATCTCCAAATAGAGAGTTTTTTCCAAAATATGATTTAGGTAAATATGATGATAATGAATCATCTATGATACTTACAAAAGGTTTAGGAGGATCTAAGATTATACCTAGATTTAATTGTAAGCCAGAGGTTGTAAGAGTAGAACTAAAAAGTAAGAAAACTTTATAA
- a CDS encoding DUF2325 domain-containing protein, producing MSLVIVGGNEKMKKDYLSLAKEKGYKAKLFFKMSPKVKQGIGNPEAIVIFTSTISHKAVISVEKQAKKKNIPIIRHKNNSKVAFAECLEMVEKCSGNCSGCKLNKDINKFYKSV from the coding sequence TTGAGTTTAGTCATAGTAGGCGGGAATGAAAAAATGAAAAAAGATTATTTATCACTGGCAAAAGAAAAAGGGTATAAGGCTAAATTATTTTTTAAGATGTCACCTAAGGTTAAACAAGGGATAGGGAATCCAGAGGCTATTGTCATATTTACATCAACTATATCTCATAAGGCTGTTATATCAGTAGAAAAGCAGGCTAAAAAGAAAAATATACCTATAATAAGACATAAGAATAATAGCAAAGTTGCTTTTGCAGAATGTTTAGAGATGGTAGAAAAGTGTAGTGGGAATTGTAGTGGATGTAAATTAAATAAAGATATAAATAAATTTTATAAAAGTGTTTAA
- a CDS encoding cytidine deaminase: MIDVKVLIDKAFEAQQFCYTPYSGFNVGAALLCDNGNIYKGCNIENAAFTPTNCAERTAFFKAISEGDNKFTAIAIVGNKNGLKPGEGDFCAPCAVCRQVMAEFCDLDTFKVYIAKSRDEYLEYTLGELLPLAFTGKDIK; encoded by the coding sequence ATGATTGATGTAAAAGTATTAATTGATAAAGCATTTGAAGCTCAACAATTTTGTTATACTCCATATTCAGGATTTAACGTAGGAGCTGCACTACTTTGCGATAATGGAAATATATATAAAGGTTGTAATATTGAAAACGCTGCTTTCACACCTACAAATTGTGCTGAAAGAACAGCATTCTTTAAAGCTATCTCAGAAGGAGATAATAAATTTACTGCAATAGCTATTGTTGGTAACAAAAATGGACTTAAGCCAGGTGAAGGAGATTTTTGTGCCCCTTGTGCTGTATGCAGACAGGTTATGGCAGAATTTTGTGATCTTGATACATTTAAAGTCTATATTGCTAAAAGTAGAGATGAATATCTTGAATACACATTAGGAGAACTTTTACCATTAGCCTTTACTGGTAAAGACATAAAGTAA